The following DNA comes from Flavisolibacter ginsenosidimutans.
CGCATTTTTTTCCTTGTCAAACTTGCCGTGCAAGCCACCGGGAACGGTAATAAATTGGTTGGTCACTCCGGCTGCATCAAGCTTCGTGTGCAAGTCAACAGATTGTTGATACGGGACCGTAGGATCGGCATCGCCGTGAACAATAAAGATTGGCGGCGTGGCCTTGTTCACGTAAGTCATTGGTGAAACCAAAGCCGCAAACTGTTGGTCTTTCGCATATTTACCCAACCAGTTCGTGGCCGATTTGCTCGTGATGTTTTTGCCATAGCCCCAATCCCACACATCGGTAATACCGTACTTGTCAACGATGGCCGCAACCTTCACGTTGTTCACGCCGGGACAATTGCCATCAAAACGGTGATCACTGCCCAACATGCCGGTCATTAACGCCAAATGCCCGCCCGATGAAGAACCCATCACCACGATCTTGTTCACGTCAATGTTCAAAGCCTTTGCGTTTTTGATGACGTAAAGCAAAGCACACCGCACGTCTTCCACGGCGGCAGGCGCAGTAGCTTGCGGCGTTAAGCGGTACTCAACATTGACCACGGCAAAACCGGCCTTAAAAAAGTTGCTGAATCCGGTTTGCGATTCTTTTGTGCCGTGGTTCCAGCCGCCGCCGTGTATGTTAAGCACAACCGGCGTTGGCTTTTCGCTCTTCGGCAGGTAAATGTCCATCCTGCCGTCCCAATCGCCCACTTTCGCATACACCACATTCAG
Coding sequences within:
- a CDS encoding alpha/beta hydrolase, whose translation is MKKLATYFIASLFIFRLHAQEDSAVIKPVELPAGFTSQLNVVYAKVGDWDGRMDIYLPKSEKPTPVVLNIHGGGWNHGTKESQTGFSNFFKAGFAVVNVEYRLTPQATAPAAVEDVRCALLYVIKNAKALNIDVNKIVVMGSSSGGHLALMTGMLGSDHRFDGNCPGVNNVKVAAIVDKYGITDVWDWGYGKNITSKSATNWLGKYAKDQQFAALVSPMTYVNKATPPIFIVHGDADPTVPYQQSVDLHTKLDAAGVTNQFITVPGGLHGKFDKEKNAEVNKAIIVFLKKVGVI